Within Eggerthella sp. YY7918, the genomic segment GCCGAAGCTTAGGCATGTACCGCCAGAACTACTGCGGGTGTCGCTTCTCAGATGCCGAAGCCGCCGCCGAGCGCGCCGAACGCAAGGCCACTCGCGCGGCCGCGCGTGAAGCCGAGCGCGCCGCCCATGCCGACGAGCTGGCCGCCGCCGAAGCCGAACGCCAGGCGCGCCGTGCCGAGCGCGCCGCCTACGACGCCAAGCAGGCCAAGAAGCGCGCCATTCTTAAAGCGCTGCGAGAGCAGCAGACATCCGAAGACCACTGACAGAAACCCGGAACTCCTACGACTCCTTGGCTTCCACGTGAGTGAACATGCCGTCGGTCGTCGCCACGTCGATAACGATGGTCTTATCGTCGGGATTCGACTCCCAAGAGCGCGCATAGGTGAGCGTGAGAGTAGCCTCGCCCGTCCCTTCCGCTTTAAAACCAAAGGTATGCACGCCGCCTGCACCCGCCTTCGCTTGGCTGTCCTTATCCTCGCCAAGTTCCTCGGTCGGAAGGTATTCGTCTATATCGGAGGTCACAACCTCGCCCTCAATGGCGCACGTCCACCCGTATCCGGTCGTAGGGTTAGAAGCAAGCGTCACCAGCATATCGCCCTGCGAGTACGACACCTGGCCATCGGCCAATTCCAGAGCAACGGCATCGTCGGCGGGAACCACCCCGTCCCTCGGAGTAGAAGTGTACGTACATCCGAACATGGTCAGCATCAACGCCGCCATGAACATTCCGACCAGCGCCACACGTTTCTTCACCGTCATGCCACACGCCCCCTTCGCCGTCTTCGCGCATCGCGAGCCGCCTTAGCTTCGCCTTTCTGCGTACGTACCATCATACCGTATCCTTATGTGCCAATACAGCCTGACGTCTGCGTCGATCAGGCGCACTGAGCACCCAAAACCTCAAGAAACGCATCCCAACCGGCGCGGCCGACGGGAGTACGCTTAAAGACTCCCGTTGTCTCAAGAATGGTTGCAAAAAGATGCGTAACCTCTTGCTGAATGACAGGATGAAGGAAAGACTGAGAACGAGTGCGCAGTTGGGCAAGATCAGCCTCACGACGAGCGAATACCTCGGCGGCCCATTCGGCATGAGGCGCGCTAAGCGGGTCGGAAAGGAGGCGCTCGCGCAAATCGGCGAGGGCTTGACCGGCGCGTGCAGCCTCGACCAGCACACCCTCCACCGCAGGTAGCTCGCGAGCAAGACGCGGCGGAAGAATGGCAAGGCCCATGATTTCGATGAGGCCGATGTTTTCCTTCTTGATGTGGTGGAGGTGTTCGCCGGGGTGGAAGATGCCCCAGGGGTGCGCCGCATCCGTGCGGTTGTTGCGCAGGACAAGGTCCATGACCAGGCCTTCTTTCGTTGTGTGCACGATGGGGTTCAGGGTGTTGTGCAGGATATCGCCCGTATATGCGCGAATGTCACACGGCACGAAGGTGAAGGCGCGCCATGCGTCGAGTACACGGGCTGCAACGCGCGCGAGGGCGCGGCGATCGGCAGAGATCAAGCGTACGACCGACGCGGGCCAACGCACGATGCCGCAGCGTACGGTGGGCTCGTCTGGCAGCGAGAATGGGCGCTCCACCGAGGCCTTCATGAGAGGGAACGTGTGGCGGCCACCCTGAAAGTGGTCGTGCGAGAGGATGGAGCCGCCCACGATGGGCACATCGGCGTTCGAACCGATGAAGTAGAACGGGAACTGCTCGGCGAAGTCGAGCAGCCGCCCCAGGCATGGCGCGTCAATCTTCATGGGACGGTGCTCTTCCGAGAGTGCGATGCAGTGCTCGGGAAAATAGGCGTAGGGAGAGAACTGCAAGCCCCAGCGCTCGCCGCCGAGCTCGATGGCGGCGATACGCAGGCCCGGCTTCGCAGGGTGATCGGGAGTTCCGGGAAAACCTTCGTTCTCCCAGCAAAGGTCGCATTGGGGAGTTGCGACGTTTTTGACTGGCACAGCGGCTGCGGCGGCGATGGCGCGGGGGTCTTTTTCGGGCTTGGCCAGGTTGATGGAGCATTCGAGCGTGCCGTATGCGCTCTCGCCTGTCCAGCGGATGGTGCGCGCGGCCGCTCGCTCGTCCAGGTAGCCGCTCGACGTACCCAGTTCGTGCAGGTAGGCGACCGCGCGCTCGGGATCGCTCCCCATCAGGCGGGTGAACTCGGTACGAACCTTCTCCGGTTCAGGCAGTTGCACAGCAGCCATCAGACGATCCGTTCCGCGCACGCACCTTGTGGGCTGATCTTCACCGGCAAGCACGCTTCGTAGCCGAGCAGTTTGTCCAGCCGTGCGCGAAACGCCGCCACCCGTCCATTTGGTACAAACGCGAGCACGCTGCCGCCGAAGCCGCCGCCGTGAATGCGGCATGCCCCCGCCCCGTCGCCTGCGCCGTCAAGCAAAGACGCACACAGCGCCAGCACCACCGCCGCGGGCTGATCCGCACCCGACCCGTCGCCGCGCGGCGACACGTTCTGCAAAAACTGCGCCGACGACGCACCCGACGCGCGCACAAGCCGCAAGAATTCCGCGAAGTCGCCCGCCTCGAGCGCGTGCTGTTGCGCTTGCACGCGCCGCGTCTCTTCGAAGTAGTGCAGCGCCCGCAGCACTGCTCGGTCGCCGAGCGCCGAGCGCGCGTCCGCAAGCTGGCCGAGGAATGCGTCATAGGGCACATCCTCCAACCGCTTGCGTCCGAAGTGCCGCGCGACAGCAAACATGTCAGCGGGAACGGCGTTGAACTCGTCGGTATGGCGCGAGTGGTCGCAGCGACTATCGACAAGAAACGCCGCATACCCGCAGGTCGCAAGATCGAACGCCACCGGTTCCACCCGTGGCACCTCGTCCGCAAAGTCAAGCGCCACCACACCCCCGCACGCGCTGGCCAACTGATCCTGTGCGCCCGTGGGTTTGCCGAAGTACACGTCTTCCACCCACTGGCCCTGAAGCGCGAGCGCCACCGGATCGAACGCCGCCTTCGGCGTCGGCTCGCACACCGCGCGCACGGTCACACCCACCAGCATCTCAAACGCGGCCGACGACGACACGCCGCACCCGACGGGAAGGTCCGAACACGTGACCATATCAAAGCCACGCAGCTCGCCGCCGGCCTGCACGTAGGCTGCCGCCATACCGCGCACAAGCGCAAGCGACCCTCCACGTTCACGGGCGCGTGCGTCCAGCTCGGCCAGACGCACAATCCCTTCGCCGAACCCGTCCATGAACACGCGGATGGCATCCGAGCCGTTGGGCGCAGCCAAGGCATGCGCACGCTGACCGATGGCGGCCGAGAGCGTGCGTCCTCCCTGATGGTCGGTGTGATTGCCCGCCAACTCCACACGTCCAGGCGCCGATGCCAGCACAAACGGACCCGGCGTCTCGCCGAAGTGCGCCGCAAACAGCCCACGCAAGCGCTGCTCGGTTTCCTTCGACGTGCACCTCATGCGCTCTCCCTCCCAGCGTCCTTTGCACACCCACCATCCAGCTTACATACGCGCCGGTCGTACGTAAGAAGCCCGTTCGTCTCCTCCTCCACATCCGAAAGCTGGGTGTACACGAACCCCGCAAGTCCCTCGACTTCAAGCGCATCGGCCTGCGCCAGCACGGCGCGCACCCCCGCATGAAACCCGGCTAGGTCAGAAAACGACCCATACCCGTAGGAGGTGGCCAGCGAACTATGCTCGGGCAGATGGAAGCTCAAGCCCCCGAACTCCGAGATGACGAACGCACGCGACGGCCGCACCGCATCCGGATACACGGCGAGCGGCCGGAAGTAGTTGTGCACGCTCAGGAAATCGCCGCAGCGTTGGTCGTACCACCCGCTTACCGCATCGATGGGGCGTGTTGAGTCAAGCCTGCGCACCATCTCAGTCGCCGCCCGCGCATCAAACTGGCCCCAACCCTCGTTGAACAGCACCCATCCCACAATGCAAGGATGATTCTTCAGCAGGCCTACCGTACCCGCACACGTGGCGGACCATTCGTCACGGAAGGCGCTGCTACCCGCCGAAAGCTTCTCGCGGTGACTCGGCGTATCGTCTGCAAAGCGTCCCCACGAGCTGCGGAAGAACGTCGGTTTATAGCTTGAGTGCCACGAGCTGAGAGGCCCGCCCCCGCTCACCATATCCTGCCACACCAGCATGCCCAGCTTGTCGCAGAGATAGTAGAAGCGCCCGCCCTCCACCTTGATGTGCTTGCGCAGCAGGTTGAAGCCGAGGTCTTTCATCGTGCGGATGTCGTATTCCAGTGCCTCGTCCGACGGTGCCGTCATAAGACCGTCAGGCCAGTACCCCTGGTCAAGCACCCCGCGCAGGAATACCGGCTCGTGGTTGAGGAATACGCGCGGAACACCGCGCTCGTCCGCTTCCACACTCACGGTGCGGAAAGCGCAGTAGCTTGTCACGCGGTCATCGCCGTACGCAAGCTCCAAGTCGTAGAGGTGCGGGTCATCCGGACTCCAAAGATGGGGGCCGGGCACATCCAACGCCAGCACGTGCGTCCCGAATGCAGCGCCCACCTGGGCGCATGCCACCTCCACGTTGCCCTCAAACACACGCGCCACCAGCGGCAACGGATCGTTCGCAGCGTCATTTCCCGCCACCGTCACGGTCAGTTCCACTCGCTCGGCGTCCGCCTGCGCGTCGATCTCAAGCCCCTCGATGCGACGCGCGGGCACGGCCTCCAGCCACACGGCCTGCCAGATACCGCTCTGCGCCGTGTACCAGATACCGCCGCGTCCGAGCCGCTGCTTCCCGCGCAGCTGCACGCCGGTATCGTTCGGGTCGAACACGCACACGACCAGTTCGTTCTCCCCGTCGGCCGCAAGCGCATCGGTCACGTCGAATGCGAACGGCAGGTAGCCGCCCACGTGCTCGCCCACACGCATCCCGTTCACGTAGCATGCGCACGCCCAGTCCACAGCCTCGAAGTGCAGCAGCACGCGCTCGCCTGCAGGCGTTTCAAACGTGCGGCGATACCACAGAAGCTCGTCCGGCTGCAGCTGGCGGCCCACGCCCGAAAGGGGCGCCTCGGGCGAAAACGGCACCCGGATGCGCCAGTCGAACGCCTCCAGCTCGGGTGCGTTCGCATGCCGCCACGCGTTTGCCGCGTCCTCGCACACCACGAACGCGCACTCCCACCATCCGTCGAGCGGCACATACGACTCCCGTGCGAACTGCGGCCGCGGGTGCAGCGCCACGCGTTCCTCGCCCGCAGCAATGCGCTCTCCCCACGGCGTGAACAGCTCCCGCAGCTCGACCTTTTGCGGCGCGCGCGGAGCGCTGGCCAGTACGCGCTTAACGTCCAGCATGACCGCTCCCTTCCCCATGCCCGGTACGCTCGCGTTCCCGCCGCACCAGCGCGAGCACCGCGAACGTCAGCACGGCCACCACGGCTCCGCCCAAAAATACGAGCGACGACGGCGTGAACCCGTCGCCCACCACGCCAAAGCCCATCGCCCCCGACGATGCGCTGAGCGCCGAACCGATCCACGGCCCCACCAGCATGGGAACCAGCACCACCATGCAGATGCGCACACCCTGAAACAGCCCCACATATCCTGCGGGAGTGTTGTTGCGCACCTCCGCACCGAAGCAGGCAACTGCGCCCAGATATCCGCTCAGCATCAGCACCGACCCCACGAACACGCCCGCCATATCCGTGAGAAGCGTCAACACCGTGCAGCCGGCAATAAACAGCACAAGCGGCACCACGACCGCATGCAAGAAGCCGCGCCTATCCATCCGCTTGCCATACAGCATGGTAAACACCGCTGCAATAACAATGCCCGGCGCCATTACGAACACGTAGCTTTCGCCTAAGATATAGGGAAGACGCAGGTACAGCACGTAGTACGGCATGAACACCTGCAACGCCGTGGCGAATACAAGATATGAGAGCAGCACCAGGTAGAGCATGCGATTCTCCCGCATGGCACGCGCTCGAAAACCGTAGAGAACGCTGGCCACATAGCTGCGTTCCTCCGCGCGAGCGGGCGCGGAGTCCCTCATAAGCACAAGCACCAACACGCCAAGCGCCATCACGGCGCACCCGATAATGATGAAAAACAGCGGGTAGTCGTAGGTTACCGTGCCATTCGGACCCACAATCATGAAGAACATCGCGCCGCCGAATACCGCAAGCATCGCCAAGAGCGGCATGGCGGAATTCACGCCCTCAACCTTGCCGCGGTTCTTCTCAGTGGTAATGTCGGTCACCCATGCGTTGAAGCACGAATCGTTCGCCAAGCTGCCGAAAAACGTCATGACGCAGTCGAACACGATGGTGAGCGTTACGCCGAAGGCCATTGCCGCAGCGGTCGAGCCCGCCAGTGCAAGCGAAATGGTCTGCAGGTACGCGAACACAAGAATAGACGCGCCCCACAGGATGGTGCCCACGCCGATAAACACCTTGCGTTTGCCGACGCGGTCGGACCAGGCTCCCACCAGAAGCGTCGTTGCCGTTGCCGTGAGCGCCGATGCCGACACCATAAGCGCCACGTCCGAGAGCGATGCCGCAAACACGTCCTGGATGAACAGGTTGAAGAAGTTGTTCTCCAGCGCCCATGCTACTTGCCCCACAAACGACAGCAGCACGATAAGCAGCCACGTGCGCTTGGTGAGCGCATCTCGCCCGGCCTCAACCATGGCAACCACCTCTCTCGGAAAACAAACCTGCTGCTATCCTACTCGAAAACGCACCAAGGCGCAGCAGGAAAGTCCCGGCAAAAGCACAGAACCCGCCGCGCTCTTTTTGAAGAGGTGGCAGGTTCTGTGCGGTGAGACGCCCTTTCAACCTAAGATAGGAGGGAGCAGGCTATGAGCGTCTCCTTGCGAGGGTAAAGGCGGCTCCGCCGCAGATAAGCGCACTCGCAAGCGCAGCCGCAGATGTGACAACAAGCGGCGTTGCAGCATCGCCCGTAGAAGCAAGCTTACGGCTGTCCCTCACCGAGAAGTTCGCCGATGCCGAGCCGTCGGCGAACGTCACCTGCGCGATATGAGCGCCGTCAGCAAGGCCATCCATGAACGCTGGTTTGAACGTGATGACAGCTCTGCCCGGCATAGACATGACCACGGTATAGTGGGTCGCGTCCACCAAAGCGCCGTCGACAAACACCGCAAGCGATGCCCGATCAAGCGCGTTTCCGGTGACGATAAGCTTCGCGTCGGCGTGGTTCGCCACCCCCTTCACCCAGGGAAATCCTTCAGTCGCCAGCGCATAAATCGCCGGCGTGAAGCTCTGCTCGGTCGGCACGCCGATGCGCTGCACGCCGCCGTCGTACGTTTTGACGGCCACGGCCTTGATGGTGGTTGTTGTGCCGCGCGGCACCGCGAAAACGCCCTCGTAGCGCTTGGCCGAGCTGCTCAGCTCGTTGGGGGATGTGGCTTTGCGCGGGTCGGTCCCATCGGTCGTATAGTACAGCTCCACACCCTCGGCCTCCGCCGTCAGCGCTACCAACTCGTCGCCGTCAGTCGCACTTCCCGGCTGCACCACCCAGCCCCCGTGCGCGATAGCGGGCGACGTGGGTACGCCCCACGCCTCGACCACGATCTCCCCCGCCGTGTTAAAGGTCGCAGCGGGAATGGTCACTTTGTTTGCGGTGAGATCGTACGAAAGACCCGTATCATGACGAGTGTTTTTGTCATCCCACCTGCTGATCCGAACGTCTGACGCGCTTAAAGGTTTGCCGAATCCTGTGACATTCGCCGCAAGTTCGAAGACCACGTCGGACGCACTACCCGGGGTACCCGGGACAGCGATGTAGGTGTTGCCCTCCTCGTCGCTCACCAACCCCGGATTCGTCCCCAGGTTGTTCGCGTGGACGGTCACCCACTGCTCATACGTGAAAGATCCGCCGATGGACCCGAGGACGCTGCCGCCCAAGCGATTGATCACCTTGTTGTTGAAGGTGCCGACCTCGATGGAGCTAAAACGCCGATTGTCCACCGTGGCGCCAAAGGTGCCGCCGTTGATGAGACCCGTGAGAAGAGTCTTTTTGCCAGCTTGGTCAAGCGAGAAGTACCATTCCACGTAGCCGTTCGTCACTTTTTTATTGAACGTGCCACCACTAATGGTGCCGTGGCCGTTGTCTACCGGGCCGTTGAACGTGCCGTCCGTGATGGTTCCCACGGGATCCGTCAGATAGTAACTCGGGTTATTGTCAATGGGGACAGGGGCCCCATTGACCACCAGACCGTTGAACGTACCGCCCTCGATGGTACCGCCCAGTTCAGTCTCAAGTAACACTCTGGGGCGAGGAGCATAGTTGTTGACGGACCCATTGAACGTGCCGTCCGAGATGGTAGAGCTAAGCCGATTCGTCACCGGGCCGTTAAAGGTGCCACCGCTGATGACGGAATGGTCCTTGTTGTCGACCGGCCCCTCGAACTCGCCGCCAGAGATAGTACTCGGGTTGCCGTGTCCATTCGTCACCGGTCCTAGGAAAAGACCATCTTTGATAGCGCTTCCATTGCACAGCACCTCACCAGCGATGCCCTTGCCCGTGTTAGCGATGGTCGATCCGCTCTCGACAATCACTTGTATGGCATCAGGAAGGAGTATGAGATCGCCATTGGCATCCACTGCCTGTATGGTAAATAGGGTGGCGCCCTTCTTCAGCTTGAGACTGGAATTCCCTGGATCTGTATTGTATTCCCAACTTCCGTCGTCAGGCCCAACAACCGTGCCCGTCTCCGCGTAATACGTAAGCGTAACGTCGTCTGCATACGCAGGCTTTGCTTCCAGCAGCACAAACGCGCCTGCGAGCGCAAGGCCCATCAACGCGCATGTCATCAGGGTATACAGCTTTCGGACGGTCAAAGAACCCATGGCCATTCCTCGTTTCGATCAGGCGGCGCGGGCACAGCACCCCGCCCGCAATAAACCCGCTTGGCGAATCTTCGCGATTCTCGGCCGCACGTAGATTCCCCGATTGCGGCATGCGGCCAACGCTTACTTTTACCATGCGCAAAAGACAAGAGGCGAATGGTTACGCATTCTTCACCATTCGCCTCTTCAGGGTTTTTATTGGTTGCTCTTACTCCCCGCGACCGAAGCGGTAGCCTTTTCCGTAGACGGAGTGGATGGTATAGCCGCTATTGCCGTCTTCGAGCTTCCGGCGCACCGTGGACACGTGCTTTCTCAGCGAGCGGCTCTCGCCCGCCATGGGTAGGTGCCACACCGCCTGGTAGAGCAATTCGGCAGGAATGGTTTGCCCTTCGTTACGCATAAGTAGAAGCAGCAGAGCGTATTCCTTGTGCGTGAGCAGCAGATCGCGCCCGCCCAGGTAGGCGCGCTGCGCAAGCAGGTCCAGCACGAGCGGGCCGCGGACAAGCCTCCGATCGGAAGCCGTCCGGTTCAGGGCGGCCAGGCGCAGCTGCGCCTTCACACGCGCGAGGAACTCGTCCACGTCGTAGGGCTTGGTGATGTAGTCGCTGCCGCCTGCCACCAGGCCCTCGATGATCTCGCTTTTCTCGTCGAGCGCGGTCAGGAACAGGATGGGCGCGGGCGTGGCGGCGCGAATCTCCGTGCAGAAGTCGAGCCCGCTTCCGTCCGGCATGAGAATGTCGATCACGAGCGCATCGGGCCTTCCGTTGCCGAGGCACGCACGCGCCGCTTGCAGCGTGTCGGCGCAGAGCACCGTGTAACCTTCGCGCTCGAGGATGCGGCGGTTGGTGCGCAGCACGTCAAGGTCGTCCTCCACCAGAAGGATGGTTCCCGTTTCAGCCATCGTTTTTCACGTCCTTTCCCGGCAGGGTGAACCACACCCGCGTGCCCGCACCTGGCTCGCTTTCCACGCCCATCTGGCCGCCGTGCTCCTCCACGATGGTCTTGCAGATGGGAAGCCCCAGCCCCGTGCCGTCCTCGTCGCCGCGTTGGTAGCGCTCGAACACGTGCGGCAGCAGCTCGGGCGCGATGCCCTCGCCGGTGTCCGTCACGCTCACCCGCACGCCGCCCGCGTCGCAGCGCGCCTGCAGGGTTACCTGCCCGTGCGCCGTGTGCTTGTTGGCGTTGGCCAGCAGGTTGATGAGCACCTGGGTGAGCTGGTCGACATCGCCCTCCACCAGCGGCAACGCGGGGTCCACCTCCACGCTTAAGCGGTTGTGCTTGTGCGCAAAGATGGACTGGTACATGCGAGCCGTGTCGCGCACGAGCGCATCGAGCGGGAGCGCGCTTGTACCCTGCGCGGCGTCCTGTGTGCGATTCAGCTGCACCAGACTGGTCACCATCTGGCCCAGGCGCTTGGCCTCGGCAGAGATAGCGTGCAAGTCTACCACGGTTTCACGGTCCACCGCGCCAGCCGTGATGTTTTGGGCTGCGAACTGGGCGTTGGCGGCAATGACGGTGAGCGGGGTTTTCATTTCGTGCGACACATCGGCGTAGAGGCGGCTCTTCAGCCGACCCATCTCGGCGAGCACGTCCTTTTCGGCCGCCAGGCGCTGCTCGTTTTCGCGGGCAACGAGCACCTGCCGCAGCGTACCGTAGAAGTTGGCCGTCATTTGGGTGAAGGCGAAGATGAGCATGGATATTTCCAACAGCGAGAAGCTGATGCCCGCCAGGTAGATGTTGAGGTAGTAGAACCCGTCGTGCACCGCTCCCAGCAGAAACACTGCGAAGCCGCCAAGGGCAACCAGGTGCTCGGTTTGCAGCGTGTGGGCGCGCAGCATGCCCGGCAGCTTCAGGGCAAAGCGCACAATGAGGTAGACAATCACGACGTTGTAAAACAGGGTGTAGCCGACGACAGCCCAGCTCATAGCTACGGTGTCGGCCACCAGGCAGAAGGTCGCGAACCCGCCGGACACCGCCGCAATAATCACCGTTGCGGCCTTTTGCACGATGCCGGGGAACTGCTCGCGCACCAGCAGCAGCAAGAGAATGCACGCCACGGGCAGCGTGAGGTATTCGGCACGGAAGGCCAGCTGCCACGGGAGCGCGGGGATGATGGTGTAGAACACCTTCGCGCCCGTCACGCCCGTGCGCACAAACCAGGTGAGGCACAGCAGCGCGAACAACAGGTTGCTTTTGTAGGAGCGGAACACCACGTACAGGGTGGTGAACACCAGGAAGAGAGCTAGGAACAAGCCTGCTATGAGCAGTTCCATGTCGGACTTGAGGTCGTTAAACGGGCGCACCACGTTGGGCAGACCGATGAAGTGCCCGGCATGGTTGCCGCCTTCTCGGTGGACGAAGTTTGCCCCTTGTTGCACGATGTCGAGCTGACCGCCTGCCGGCGTGACCTCTGGCGTGACCTCGATGGTGGTGCGCAGGTAGCCGGGCTGGAATTCCTCTGCTGTTGCGGCGGGCGTGCCGGCTTGCAACCTGAGCTCGCCGTTGAGGTAGAGGCGATGGGCGAAGTCGATGCTAGATACGTGCAGCATGTAGGTGCGCTTGTCGGGCAGCAGCACGCGCATGAAGCTGGTGGCGCACGGGGCCCCTTCTTCACCCGGCTCGCCTAACGTGGCTTGTGCCTGGTGGGCGGCGAATTCGTCAGGCGTGAGGATGGCGTTTGGCAGATACGTTGTGTCGCCCGTGAGCTTCACAATGGTGTTGGTGAAATCGACGTTGGTGAGGTCCCATACGCCGGCCTGCGATTCAACCTCCACCACCGTGGTGATGTCGTAGCGGTAGAACGTGCGCGCGTACCACAGCGACAGGCACACCAGCAGGATGAGCGGCAGCACGATCCACAAGACCCTGCGCTCCCGTTTCTCATTCATAGCGGCACCCCCTTCGGCCGTTTGTGCGGCATGTAACCGTAGGATACACTGCGATTATCCTACCCGAAAACCCGCCACGTTGTCTGCGCTCCCTAGCACATCGGAAAACGAATGCCTATAATACATGGTTCCGCTTCGAAAGGACATCCATGTTAACAAGCGACTTCGACTACAACCTACCTCCCGAACTCATCGCGCAAGAACCCGCGCTTGACCGGGACGGATGCCGCATGCTTGTCATGGATCGCGAAACCGGCGCACTTGAGGACCGCATTTTTCGCGACATCGTGGAGTACCTGCACCCCGGCGACCTTTTGGTAGCGAACGAGACGCGCGTCATGCCGGCGCGCCT encodes:
- a CDS encoding cell wall metabolism sensor histidine kinase WalK; the encoded protein is MNEKRERRVLWIVLPLILLVCLSLWYARTFYRYDITTVVEVESQAGVWDLTNVDFTNTIVKLTGDTTYLPNAILTPDEFAAHQAQATLGEPGEEGAPCATSFMRVLLPDKRTYMLHVSSIDFAHRLYLNGELRLQAGTPAATAEEFQPGYLRTTIEVTPEVTPAGGQLDIVQQGANFVHREGGNHAGHFIGLPNVVRPFNDLKSDMELLIAGLFLALFLVFTTLYVVFRSYKSNLLFALLCLTWFVRTGVTGAKVFYTIIPALPWQLAFRAEYLTLPVACILLLLLVREQFPGIVQKAATVIIAAVSGGFATFCLVADTVAMSWAVVGYTLFYNVVIVYLIVRFALKLPGMLRAHTLQTEHLVALGGFAVFLLGAVHDGFYYLNIYLAGISFSLLEISMLIFAFTQMTANFYGTLRQVLVARENEQRLAAEKDVLAEMGRLKSRLYADVSHEMKTPLTVIAANAQFAAQNITAGAVDRETVVDLHAISAEAKRLGQMVTSLVQLNRTQDAAQGTSALPLDALVRDTARMYQSIFAHKHNRLSVEVDPALPLVEGDVDQLTQVLINLLANANKHTAHGQVTLQARCDAGGVRVSVTDTGEGIAPELLPHVFERYQRGDEDGTGLGLPICKTIVEEHGGQMGVESEPGAGTRVWFTLPGKDVKNDG